Proteins encoded in a region of the Sphingomonas jaspsi DSM 18422 genome:
- a CDS encoding S41 family peptidase, with protein MTVRWLIAALAVSVATPGAAFDKAVWKADYARLKVALAQNYANFDWQVDHRGINLKGADSFITDMLDKAEDDTAATLAIVKLVEAFDDPHLDLRAGPPAADAQAVPSSSMVAGPDAPASGCDAAGYRDGRAATRLPYPSAPGWIEVSAAPFQAGLIGDIGIIRIPAFGEDQYRTACTAVAKTGTSERDLQLATRAALNRQLIGLVHSLQQRGMKRLVIDISRNGGGSEWSSEAITIFAPGTLTRNEPRRVGPSCDRSSLWRGEKPGCTAYQDGIRKETTAASPGENAWSGPLAILADHRTASAAEEFITWARDNRRAVMGGERTSGAGCGYMDGGSAFAFRAVSMHLMIPNCSRFTRDGINEIEGQQPDLVIDWPTLRPEMVKPTLD; from the coding sequence ATGACAGTACGTTGGCTTATCGCGGCGCTAGCCGTTTCCGTCGCCACGCCCGGCGCGGCATTCGACAAGGCGGTGTGGAAGGCGGATTATGCGCGGCTCAAGGTTGCGCTGGCGCAGAATTACGCCAATTTCGACTGGCAAGTCGATCATCGCGGCATCAATCTGAAGGGTGCCGACAGCTTCATCACCGACATGCTGGACAAGGCCGAGGACGACACGGCCGCGACGCTGGCGATCGTGAAGCTGGTCGAGGCGTTCGACGATCCGCACCTCGACCTGCGGGCCGGACCGCCGGCGGCCGATGCGCAAGCCGTTCCGTCATCGAGCATGGTGGCTGGGCCGGATGCGCCGGCCAGCGGATGCGATGCCGCCGGTTACCGAGACGGTCGGGCCGCCACCCGCCTGCCCTACCCTTCGGCGCCGGGCTGGATCGAGGTCAGTGCCGCGCCGTTCCAGGCCGGGCTGATCGGCGACATCGGCATCATCCGCATTCCGGCCTTCGGGGAAGATCAATATCGAACGGCCTGCACCGCGGTCGCCAAGACCGGAACGAGCGAGCGCGACCTGCAGCTGGCAACGAGGGCAGCGCTCAACCGCCAGCTGATCGGCCTTGTCCACAGCTTGCAGCAACGCGGCATGAAGCGGTTGGTCATCGACATCAGCCGCAACGGTGGCGGCAGCGAGTGGAGCAGCGAGGCGATCACCATCTTCGCCCCCGGCACCCTCACCCGCAACGAGCCCCGCCGCGTCGGCCCGAGCTGCGACCGCTCGTCACTGTGGCGGGGCGAGAAGCCCGGCTGCACCGCCTATCAGGACGGAATCCGCAAGGAAACCACCGCCGCATCGCCCGGCGAGAATGCGTGGAGCGGACCGCTGGCCATTCTCGCCGACCATCGCACCGCATCGGCTGCGGAAGAATTTATCACCTGGGCACGCGACAACCGCCGCGCGGTGATGGGCGGGGAACGGACGTCCGGCGCGGGCTGCGGCTATATGGACGGTGGGTCGGCCTTCGCGTTCCGCGCCGTCTCGATGCACCTGATGATCCCGAACTGCAGTCGCTTCACCCGCGACGGCATCAATGAAATCGAAGGCCAGCAGCCCGACCTCGTCATCGATTGGCCGACGCTCAGGCCAGAGATGGTCAAGCCGACGCTCGATTAA
- a CDS encoding DEAD/DEAH box helicase family protein, whose protein sequence is MSSVECAPAPSSPASPTLFERMRFAGKWRDYQQRVIDEFERLICDDRIHVVAAPGSGKTILGLELIRRIGRPAIVLAPTVAVRNQWIERLVPMFLREKPTAAEASTHLVRSSTLTCATYQALYALWSDPDPSRFTQFVEQPSAAGPVTLLLDECHHLRREWWHALQTLIDRLPGVTVVALTATPPYDAPYAEWIRYQKACGPIDLEIGVPELVRNGDLCPHQDYVHFSEPEQPTIDLLQRRRDTIGELLRAIRSDEQLIDDLLRHPWLVVPEAHVEAILDAPELLSAILVLIASSSRPLPAAPLKLLGVRADELPVASAFWTATLLDAILFSHSEIFPAAAERLKSWKPFLAEHGLIEGQHVCLGETRSTFSLMAGSIAKLGSIVDIARAEFANLGTDLRLVILTDHVRTDEFPRSFTPNYRPSKIGVVPIFDALRRSSINGLRIAVLSGKLVLIPTDAAAALVGACEKRGLSPAVVRRTSLPGLASIVQLDFEGAADGCAVEIITDLFEAGHINVLVGTQALLGEGWDAPSVNSLVLASNSAAYMLSNQMRGRAIRIDPERPAKVSNIWHLATVDQLAPVEIADRFEWGSMNEPTLIRSDWELLQRRFAAFEGIPNHGDPNIRSGFERLGMDGNDIEAANRATLALAADRPAIARRWHQAIGAATLRSHVREIAQANYDPRHLSWRDTLRWLAASGASGGAMVAAHEGLRVAPSSDTAHLAAAVAIAFGIYAFPRFAKASWLAIRHRTLESSVAEVGKVVLSGLAEADQFSFGDIETAKVIGVRNLSGEVDIYVDGLNRAEERMVLDAVGEVLGPVANPRYLLERRSGWGPWRRLDYHAVPASIAQRKEWAEAFHRLWKRHVGPSTLLFTRTVDGRRALLRARGQSLAAGFQRRVDRRSAWM, encoded by the coding sequence ATGTCCAGCGTCGAATGCGCCCCCGCGCCATCTTCTCCTGCTTCGCCGACTTTGTTCGAACGAATGCGCTTCGCCGGCAAATGGCGCGACTATCAGCAGCGCGTGATCGATGAGTTCGAACGTTTGATTTGCGACGACCGCATCCACGTCGTGGCGGCACCGGGTTCGGGAAAAACGATATTGGGCCTCGAGCTGATAAGGCGGATCGGTCGGCCCGCGATTGTGCTGGCGCCGACGGTCGCCGTGCGCAATCAGTGGATCGAGCGCCTAGTCCCGATGTTCCTTCGCGAGAAGCCAACGGCGGCCGAGGCCTCGACCCACCTGGTTCGATCGTCGACGCTCACTTGCGCCACCTACCAAGCCCTTTACGCCTTGTGGTCCGACCCCGATCCGTCGCGCTTTACGCAATTCGTCGAGCAGCCGTCGGCGGCGGGTCCGGTCACGTTGCTGCTCGACGAATGTCACCATCTTCGGCGCGAGTGGTGGCATGCGCTGCAAACCCTGATCGACCGATTACCCGGCGTGACGGTGGTCGCTTTGACGGCAACACCGCCCTACGATGCACCATATGCGGAATGGATCCGCTATCAGAAAGCATGCGGTCCAATCGATCTTGAGATCGGCGTGCCAGAACTGGTCCGCAACGGCGACCTTTGTCCGCACCAGGACTATGTTCATTTTTCCGAGCCGGAGCAGCCGACCATCGACTTGTTGCAGCGCCGAAGGGACACGATCGGCGAACTGCTGCGGGCAATCCGATCCGACGAGCAATTGATCGACGATCTGCTTCGTCACCCGTGGCTGGTCGTTCCGGAAGCCCATGTAGAAGCGATCCTTGACGCCCCTGAATTACTTTCGGCGATCCTTGTACTGATCGCGTCCAGCAGCAGGCCCCTGCCCGCTGCTCCGCTCAAGCTGCTGGGCGTTCGCGCCGATGAATTGCCGGTCGCTTCTGCCTTCTGGACCGCCACGCTGCTTGACGCGATCCTGTTCAGCCACAGCGAAATATTCCCGGCGGCTGCCGAACGATTGAAATCGTGGAAGCCGTTCCTTGCCGAACATGGACTTATCGAAGGCCAGCACGTTTGCCTGGGTGAAACGCGCTCAACCTTCAGCCTGATGGCGGGCAGCATCGCCAAACTAGGCAGCATCGTTGACATCGCGCGCGCCGAATTTGCCAATCTAGGCACGGATTTGCGCCTGGTTATCCTGACAGACCATGTGCGCACAGACGAATTTCCACGATCATTCACCCCGAACTACCGACCGTCGAAAATCGGCGTCGTGCCGATCTTCGACGCACTCCGCCGCAGCTCCATCAACGGCCTTAGGATCGCAGTGCTTAGCGGGAAGCTGGTCCTCATTCCGACCGACGCCGCTGCTGCCTTGGTGGGGGCATGTGAGAAGCGGGGGCTATCTCCTGCGGTGGTTCGCCGGACCTCGCTGCCTGGCTTGGCCTCCATCGTGCAGCTAGATTTCGAGGGTGCGGCTGACGGTTGTGCCGTCGAAATAATTACCGACTTGTTCGAGGCGGGCCATATCAACGTGCTGGTCGGTACACAGGCGCTACTCGGCGAAGGGTGGGACGCGCCGTCGGTTAACAGCCTAGTCCTGGCCAGCAACAGCGCCGCCTACATGCTGTCGAACCAGATGCGCGGCCGCGCTATCCGCATCGATCCCGAGCGGCCCGCGAAAGTGTCGAACATTTGGCACCTGGCGACGGTGGACCAACTCGCCCCGGTCGAAATCGCCGATCGGTTTGAATGGGGCAGCATGAACGAGCCAACCCTCATCCGTTCGGACTGGGAATTGCTGCAGCGGCGATTCGCGGCCTTCGAAGGGATCCCCAATCACGGTGACCCAAACATCCGTTCGGGTTTCGAACGGTTGGGAATGGACGGTAACGACATCGAAGCTGCCAATCGGGCGACGCTGGCGCTGGCGGCCGATCGACCGGCGATCGCTAGGCGATGGCACCAAGCGATCGGCGCTGCCACCCTGCGTTCCCATGTCCGCGAAATCGCGCAGGCGAATTACGATCCGCGTCACCTTTCATGGCGCGACACGCTACGCTGGCTGGCGGCCAGCGGGGCAAGTGGTGGTGCAATGGTCGCCGCGCATGAGGGACTACGCGTGGCACCTTCGTCCGACACTGCGCATCTTGCTGCGGCGGTGGCGATCGCATTCGGGATTTATGCCTTTCCTCGGTTTGCGAAAGCGTCGTGGTTGGCAATCAGGCATCGCACGCTGGAATCAAGCGTCGCCGAAGTCGGTAAAGTTGTGCTTTCGGGCTTGGCCGAGGCCGACCAGTTCAGTTTCGGGGATATCGAAACGGCCAAAGTCATAGGTGTGCGAAACCTATCCGGTGAGGTCGATATTTATGTCGATGGGCTCAATCGTGCGGAAGAGCGGATGGTTCTGGACGCGGTTGGCGAGGTATTGGGTCCGGTCGCAAACCCGCGCTATCTGCTGGAACGGCGCAGCGGCTGGGGACCTTGGCGGCGCCTCGATTATCATGCGGTTCCTGCAAGTATCGCCCAACGGAAGGAATGGGCCGAAGCCTTTCACCGCCTGTGGAAGCGGCACGTCGGGCCATCGACGCTGCTGTTTACACGTACCGTCGATGGGCGGCGCGCCTTGCTGCGCGCACGCGGCCAATCTCTTGCGGCAGGGTTTCAGCGTCGAGTCGATCGGCGATCAGCTTGGATGTAG
- the bchO gene encoding alpha/beta fold hydrolase BchO, whose product MGAPLNWNVDGRNWPHRDQSRFVEVGGIRWHIQQMGSGPAVLLLHGTGASSHSWRDVMPRLADRFTVIAPDLPGHGFTTGRPRRGLTLPGMVAAIDDLCHNVSMEPCALVGHSAGAAIAMGWGRAHPSLPVIGFNPALIPFEGVARQLFPAMARLFFLNPFVSRLFAARARVPGETDRFLRKATGSAIDAAGLRCYETLFGNDVHCSGALQMMAGWDLDELERTFPTIANPVLLVHSAGDRAVGLSPVKRAAGALSNAELQMLGDLGHLAHEEAPDAAVEAIVDFLQSAAPKARGKRTRKPA is encoded by the coding sequence ATGGGCGCACCGCTCAATTGGAATGTCGACGGTCGAAACTGGCCGCATCGCGACCAGAGCCGTTTCGTCGAGGTCGGCGGCATTCGTTGGCACATCCAGCAGATGGGTTCTGGCCCGGCGGTATTGCTGCTTCACGGCACCGGCGCATCATCGCATAGCTGGCGCGATGTCATGCCGCGACTGGCCGATCGGTTCACCGTGATCGCGCCGGACCTTCCGGGCCACGGCTTCACGACTGGCAGGCCGCGGCGCGGCCTGACGCTGCCGGGCATGGTCGCGGCGATCGATGATCTGTGTCACAATGTGTCGATGGAGCCATGCGCGCTGGTCGGTCACTCCGCGGGTGCTGCCATCGCCATGGGTTGGGGCCGGGCGCACCCCTCGCTGCCGGTCATCGGTTTCAATCCTGCGCTCATCCCGTTCGAAGGCGTGGCCCGGCAATTGTTTCCCGCCATGGCACGACTGTTCTTCCTCAATCCTTTCGTTTCGCGCCTGTTCGCTGCCCGGGCGAGGGTGCCGGGCGAAACCGATCGCTTCCTGCGCAAAGCGACGGGATCGGCGATCGATGCCGCAGGCCTGCGCTGCTACGAAACCCTGTTCGGCAACGACGTCCATTGCAGCGGTGCGTTGCAGATGATGGCGGGCTGGGACCTCGACGAACTTGAGCGCACATTTCCGACCATCGCAAATCCTGTTTTGCTCGTTCATTCGGCGGGTGACCGGGCCGTAGGCCTGTCGCCAGTGAAGCGCGCCGCCGGTGCCTTGTCCAACGCCGAACTGCAAATGCTCGGCGATCTCGGCCACCTGGCGCACGAGGAGGCACCGGATGCGGCGGTCGAGGCGATCGTCGATTTCCTGCAATCCGCCGCCCCCAAGGCGCGCGGCAAACGCACCCGCAAGCCCGCCTAG
- the rpoC gene encoding DNA-directed RNA polymerase subunit beta' produces MNELTNFANPVAKPETFDQIKIGIASPDKIRSWSFGEIKKPETINYRTFKPERDGLFCARIFGPIKDYECLCGKYKRMKYKGIVCEKCGVEVTVSKVRRERMGHIELAAPVAHIWFLKSLPSRIGLLLDMQLKQLERILYFESYVVIEPGLTALEKYQLLSEDELLSAQDEYGEDAFSAGIGAEAVKVMLMDLDLEGERQALLDELAVTKSELKPKKIIKRLKVVESFLESGNRPEWMILDVVPVIPPELRPLVPLDGGRFATSDLNDLYRRVINRNNRLKRLMELRAPDIIVRNEKRMLQEAVDALFDNGRRGRTITGANKRPLKSLSDMLKGKQGRFRQNLLGKRVDYSGRSVIVTGPELKLHQCGLPKKMALELFKPFIYSRLDAKGLSMTLKQAKKWVEKERKEVWDILDEVIREHPVLLNRAPTLHRLGIQAFEPVLIEGKAIQLHPLVCSAFNADFDGDQMAVHVPLSLEAQLEARVLMMSTNNILSPANGKPIIVPSQDMVLGLYYLSMEKEGEPGEGSILADMQEVHQALAAGGVTLHTKIVSRVPQTDEAGNQYMKRFETTPGRMLLGETLPKSHKVPFETVNRLLTKKDIGDVIDEVYRHTGQKETVLFADAIMALGFRHAFKAGISFGKDDMVIPESKEALVDETRALVKDYEQQYQDGLITQQEKYNKVIDAWSRCGDRVATEMMKEISAVKKGDDGRELPTNAIYMMAHSGARGSQAQIKQLAGMRGLMAKPSGEIIETPIISNFKEGLTVLEYFNSTHGARKGLADTALKTANSGYLTRRLVDVSQDAVIIEEDCGTDRKLEMRAIVQGGAVIASLADRVLGRTTAEDVVDPKTNDIIIAEGTLLDEPMVAKLEEIGLQGIKIRSPLVCASKQGVCAKCYGRDLARGTPVNIGEAVGVIAAQSIGEPGTQLTMRTFHIGGAAQLNEQSNLESPVDGTIELRDMPTITDPRGRHVSLSRSGEIAILDMDGRELSTHRIPYGAHLLVESGHIVSRGDRIAEWDPSFSPVITEKAGTVKFQDLIENRTLTEETDESTGISQRKVIDDLAKSKKEDLRPRLTLLGDDAAEAGVYRLAPGAVISIEDGASVQAGEVLARMPREAAKTRDITGGLPRVAELFEARTPKDKAIIARVSGRVQFLKDYKAKRKIAIVPEDGSDPHEELVPKSRVIDVQEGDYVKRGDNLVGGSPDPHDILEALGVEALAEYLVAEIQEVYRLQGVKINDKHIEVIVRQMLQKVEITDDGDTTLLKGEQVDREEMDEVNAKLGKGQRPAQGKPVLLGITKASLQTRSFISAASFQETTRVLTEASVQGKVDILNGLKENVIVGRLIPAGTGAGMNRLRVAASSRDASLRAQQRKLQEALIAPNSAAEEHAAELAQNPRDASAGGHDPLGDVVASGHGTDEDAGDYLNEAEASTEE; encoded by the coding sequence ATGAACGAACTGACCAACTTCGCGAACCCGGTGGCCAAGCCGGAGACTTTCGACCAGATCAAGATCGGCATCGCCTCGCCGGACAAGATCCGCTCGTGGAGCTTCGGCGAGATCAAGAAGCCGGAAACGATCAACTATCGCACGTTCAAGCCCGAACGCGACGGCTTGTTCTGCGCGCGCATCTTCGGTCCGATCAAGGATTACGAATGCCTGTGCGGCAAGTACAAACGCATGAAGTACAAGGGCATCGTCTGCGAAAAGTGCGGCGTCGAAGTGACCGTGTCGAAGGTCCGCCGCGAACGCATGGGCCATATCGAACTGGCCGCGCCGGTCGCGCACATCTGGTTCCTGAAGTCGCTGCCGAGCCGCATCGGCCTGCTGCTCGACATGCAGCTGAAGCAGCTTGAGCGCATCCTTTACTTCGAATCCTATGTCGTGATCGAGCCGGGCCTGACCGCGCTCGAAAAGTACCAGCTTTTGTCGGAAGACGAGCTGCTGAGCGCTCAGGACGAATATGGCGAAGACGCTTTCTCGGCCGGCATCGGCGCGGAAGCGGTCAAGGTCATGCTGATGGACCTCGACCTCGAAGGCGAACGCCAGGCGCTGCTCGACGAGCTGGCCGTGACCAAGTCGGAACTGAAGCCGAAGAAGATCATCAAGCGGTTGAAGGTCGTCGAGAGCTTCCTTGAATCCGGCAACCGCCCGGAATGGATGATCCTCGACGTCGTTCCGGTCATCCCGCCCGAACTGCGCCCGCTGGTTCCGCTCGATGGCGGCCGCTTCGCGACGTCGGATCTCAACGACCTGTATCGCCGCGTCATCAACCGTAACAACCGCCTGAAGCGCCTGATGGAGCTGCGCGCGCCGGACATCATCGTCCGCAACGAAAAGCGCATGCTGCAGGAAGCCGTCGATGCGCTGTTTGACAACGGCCGCCGCGGTCGCACCATCACCGGTGCCAACAAGCGTCCGCTGAAGTCCTTGAGCGACATGCTGAAGGGCAAGCAGGGCCGCTTCCGTCAGAACCTGCTCGGCAAGCGCGTCGACTATTCGGGCCGTTCGGTCATCGTGACCGGTCCGGAACTGAAGCTGCACCAATGCGGCCTGCCGAAGAAGATGGCCTTGGAACTGTTCAAGCCGTTCATCTACTCGCGCCTCGACGCCAAGGGTCTGTCGATGACCCTCAAGCAGGCGAAGAAGTGGGTCGAAAAGGAACGCAAGGAAGTCTGGGACATCCTCGACGAAGTCATTCGCGAGCACCCGGTCCTGCTGAACCGCGCCCCGACGCTCCACCGCCTCGGCATCCAGGCGTTCGAACCGGTGCTGATCGAAGGCAAGGCGATCCAGCTTCACCCGCTGGTCTGCTCGGCCTTCAACGCCGACTTCGACGGTGACCAGATGGCCGTCCACGTTCCGCTGAGCCTCGAGGCCCAGCTGGAAGCGCGCGTGCTGATGATGTCGACCAACAACATCCTTTCGCCCGCCAACGGCAAGCCGATCATCGTGCCGTCGCAGGACATGGTGCTGGGTCTCTATTACCTCTCGATGGAGAAGGAAGGCGAACCCGGCGAAGGCTCGATCCTGGCCGACATGCAGGAAGTCCACCAGGCGCTCGCCGCCGGTGGCGTCACCCTGCACACCAAGATCGTCAGCCGCGTCCCGCAGACGGACGAGGCCGGCAACCAGTATATGAAGCGGTTCGAAACCACCCCGGGCCGCATGCTGCTGGGCGAGACGCTGCCGAAGTCGCACAAGGTGCCCTTCGAAACCGTCAACCGCCTGCTGACCAAGAAGGACATCGGCGACGTCATCGACGAAGTCTATCGTCACACCGGTCAGAAGGAGACCGTCCTGTTCGCCGACGCGATCATGGCGCTGGGTTTCCGCCACGCGTTCAAGGCCGGCATCAGCTTCGGCAAGGACGACATGGTCATTCCGGAATCGAAGGAAGCACTGGTCGACGAGACCCGCGCCCTCGTGAAGGACTATGAGCAGCAGTATCAGGACGGCCTGATCACGCAGCAGGAAAAGTACAACAAGGTGATCGACGCCTGGTCGCGTTGCGGCGACCGTGTTGCGACCGAGATGATGAAGGAAATCTCGGCCGTGAAGAAGGGCGACGACGGCCGCGAGCTTCCGACCAATGCCATCTACATGATGGCCCATTCGGGTGCCCGTGGTTCGCAGGCGCAGATCAAGCAGCTCGCCGGTATGCGCGGCCTGATGGCCAAGCCGTCGGGCGAGATCATCGAAACGCCGATCATCTCGAACTTCAAGGAAGGCCTCACCGTCCTTGAATACTTCAACTCGACCCACGGCGCCCGTAAGGGTCTTGCCGACACCGCGCTCAAGACGGCAAACTCGGGTTATCTGACCCGCCGCCTGGTCGACGTGTCGCAGGATGCGGTGATCATCGAGGAAGATTGCGGCACCGACCGCAAGCTGGAAATGCGCGCCATCGTCCAGGGCGGTGCGGTCATCGCCAGCCTCGCCGATCGCGTGCTGGGCCGCACCACCGCGGAAGACGTCGTCGATCCCAAGACCAATGACATCATCATCGCCGAGGGGACGCTGCTCGACGAACCGATGGTCGCCAAGCTCGAGGAAATCGGCCTGCAGGGCATCAAGATCCGCTCGCCGCTGGTCTGTGCCTCGAAGCAGGGCGTGTGCGCCAAGTGCTACGGTCGCGACTTGGCCCGCGGTACCCCGGTCAACATCGGTGAAGCGGTCGGCGTCATCGCCGCCCAGTCGATCGGTGAACCGGGTACGCAGCTGACTATGCGTACCTTCCACATCGGCGGCGCCGCGCAGCTCAACGAGCAGTCGAACCTGGAAAGCCCGGTCGACGGTACGATCGAACTGCGCGACATGCCGACGATCACCGATCCGCGCGGCCGCCATGTGTCGCTGTCGCGTTCGGGCGAAATCGCCATCCTCGACATGGATGGCCGCGAGCTCAGCACGCACCGTATCCCGTACGGCGCGCACCTGCTGGTCGAAAGCGGCCACATCGTCAGCCGTGGCGACCGCATCGCGGAATGGGACCCTTCGTTCAGCCCGGTCATCACCGAAAAGGCCGGTACGGTGAAGTTCCAGGACCTCATCGAAAACCGCACGCTGACCGAAGAAACCGACGAATCGACCGGTATCTCGCAGCGCAAGGTGATCGACGATCTCGCCAAGTCGAAGAAGGAAGACCTGCGTCCGCGCCTCACCCTGCTGGGTGACGATGCGGCCGAGGCGGGCGTTTATCGCCTGGCCCCGGGTGCGGTCATCTCGATCGAAGACGGTGCGAGCGTCCAGGCCGGTGAAGTGTTGGCGCGTATGCCGCGTGAAGCCGCCAAGACCCGCGACATCACCGGCGGTCTGCCGCGCGTCGCCGAACTGTTCGAAGCCCGCACGCCCAAGGACAAGGCGATCATCGCTCGCGTCTCCGGCCGTGTGCAGTTCCTCAAGGACTATAAGGCCAAGCGCAAGATTGCGATCGTTCCGGAAGACGGTTCGGATCCGCATGAAGAGCTGGTGCCCAAGTCGCGCGTCATCGACGTGCAGGAAGGCGACTATGTGAAGCGTGGCGACAATCTGGTGGGCGGTTCGCCCGACCCGCACGACATTCTCGAAGCCCTCGGTGTCGAGGCGCTGGCGGAATATCTCGTCGCGGAAATCCAGGAAGTCTATCGCTTGCAGGGCGTGAAGATCAACGACAAGCACATCGAGGTGATCGTTCGCCAGATGCTGCAGAAGGTCGAGATCACCGACGACGGCGACACGACGCTCCTCAAGGGCGAACAGGTCGACCGCGAGGAAATGGACGAGGTCAATGCCAAGCTCGGCAAGGGTCAGCGTCCGGCACAGGGCAAGCCGGTCCTGCTGGGCATCACCAAGGCGTCGCTGCAGACCCGCAGCTTCATCTCGGCCGCCTCGTTCCAGGAAACGACCCGCGTCCTCACCGAAGCATCGGTGCAGGGCAAGGTCGACATCCTGAACGGCCTCAAGGAAAACGTGATCGTCGGCCGGCTCATCCCGGCGGGTACCGGTGCGGGCATGAACCGCCTGCGCGTGGCCGCCTCGTCGCGTGACGCGTCGCTCCGCGCCCAGCAGCGCAAGCTGCAGGAAGCGCTGATCGCGCCGAACTCGGCCGCCGAAGAGCATGCCGCCGAACTGGCCCAGAACCCGCGCGATGCGTCGGCCGGTGGCCACGATCCGCTCGGCGACGTCGTGGCCTCCGGCCACGGCACCGACGAGGATGCCGGGGATTATCTCAACGAAGCTGAAGCCAGCACCGAAGAGTAA
- a CDS encoding VWA domain-containing protein yields the protein MTDIAAKASPSDDARLALQLLAIAPALGGACLHGGWPLREQLVEDARQSFPAAMPLRRLPPNLDPERLHGGIDLVASLAAAKPVWASGLLGEAAGGVIEVPMAERMAPAIAGPLAQFLDNRSEREGAVLLMFDDSAADDGRPPAALLDRVAFDIDLGGAMPDDRTEARGDPLRLDEVELLDGDQRRTLVELAKALGVDALRSLAFSEIAARANAALHGRTTAEEIDLLTAGRLVLGPRATRIPQAPPEDATSPPSSDEQESSRQSDTLDAQDLSVAAAAALIPANLLKQLADGHANRRGKAGGSGRRARSASRGRPLPSRPGSPRLGARLALIDTLRAAAPWQALRRQERPDSDARLQVRKSDLRVRRFEERSVAVTIFCVDASGSAAHARLAEAKGAVERLLAQAYVTRSEVALVAFRGTGADLILPPTRSLTRARRALSDLPGGGGTPLAAGIGLARAVGEQSVGRGRSPLLVLLTDGSANVALDGSGDRVRAGADALAAAKSVARSGIDTLLIDISLRPRPAAAELATAMGARCIPLPQGRADAIGQAVRSAQAR from the coding sequence GTGACCGATATCGCGGCCAAGGCGTCTCCGTCGGACGACGCCCGGCTTGCGCTCCAACTGCTTGCGATTGCGCCAGCTCTTGGCGGGGCCTGCCTTCACGGCGGATGGCCTTTGCGCGAGCAGCTGGTCGAAGACGCGCGACAATCCTTCCCGGCCGCCATGCCGTTGCGACGCTTGCCGCCAAACCTCGATCCCGAACGGCTTCATGGAGGGATCGACCTGGTGGCGAGCCTGGCCGCCGCAAAGCCGGTGTGGGCATCGGGACTCCTCGGCGAAGCGGCAGGCGGCGTGATCGAGGTGCCGATGGCAGAGCGGATGGCGCCTGCGATCGCCGGACCGCTGGCCCAGTTTCTCGATAACCGAAGCGAACGGGAAGGCGCCGTGCTGCTGATGTTCGACGACAGCGCAGCCGATGACGGGCGACCGCCCGCCGCACTGCTCGACCGCGTCGCATTCGACATCGACCTTGGTGGTGCAATGCCGGACGATCGAACGGAAGCGCGTGGCGACCCGCTCCGCCTCGACGAGGTCGAATTGCTGGATGGCGACCAACGAAGAACACTTGTCGAACTGGCGAAGGCGCTGGGGGTCGATGCGCTGCGATCGCTCGCCTTCAGTGAAATTGCCGCCCGGGCCAATGCCGCCCTGCATGGCCGCACGACGGCTGAAGAGATCGACCTGCTGACGGCGGGGCGTCTGGTGCTGGGACCGCGCGCTACCCGCATTCCCCAGGCACCGCCGGAGGACGCGACATCACCGCCATCGTCCGACGAGCAAGAATCGTCGAGGCAGTCCGACACGCTGGACGCCCAAGACCTCAGCGTCGCTGCTGCCGCGGCGCTGATCCCGGCGAATCTGCTCAAGCAACTCGCCGACGGGCATGCAAATCGTCGCGGCAAGGCGGGCGGGAGTGGCAGGCGGGCACGGTCGGCCAGCCGGGGCCGGCCTTTGCCAAGCCGTCCGGGTTCGCCCCGGCTCGGTGCCCGGCTGGCGCTGATCGACACGCTGCGCGCTGCGGCACCATGGCAGGCTCTGCGGCGGCAGGAACGGCCCGATAGCGATGCCCGGCTGCAGGTACGAAAATCCGATCTCAGGGTCCGTCGCTTCGAGGAGCGATCAGTGGCGGTGACGATCTTTTGCGTCGACGCGTCGGGGTCGGCGGCGCATGCACGGCTGGCCGAAGCGAAGGGCGCCGTCGAGCGGTTGCTGGCGCAGGCCTATGTCACCCGCAGCGAAGTGGCGCTGGTCGCGTTTCGCGGGACGGGGGCGGACCTCATCCTTCCGCCGACACGGTCGCTGACCCGCGCGCGGCGGGCCCTGTCCGACCTGCCCGGCGGCGGTGGTACGCCGCTGGCGGCAGGGATCGGCCTGGCCCGCGCTGTCGGCGAACAAAGTGTCGGCAGGGGACGCAGCCCGTTGCTGGTATTGCTGACCGACGGAAGCGCCAATGTCGCGCTGGACGGCAGCGGAGACCGGGTTCGCGCCGGCGCCGACGCGCTGGCGGCGGCCAAATCGGTTGCCAGGTCAGGCATCGATACCTTGCTGATCGACATCTCCTTGCGGCCCCGTCCGGCGGCGGCCGAACTGGCGACGGCTATGGGCGCGCGTTGCATTCCGCTGCCGCAGGGGCGGGCGGACGCGATCGGCCAGGCAGTGCGCTCGGCCCAGGCCCGCTAG
- a CDS encoding entericidin EcnAB → MLRKVTTMFLIASAVAITACNTVRGAGEDVKSVANCTENTINGGNC, encoded by the coding sequence ATGCTTCGCAAGGTTACCACCATGTTCCTGATCGCCAGCGCGGTCGCCATCACCGCCTGCAACACGGTCCGCGGCGCGGGCGAAGACGTGAAGTCGGTCGCCAATTGCACCGAAAACACGATCAACGGCGGCAACTGCTAA